From Mycobacterium lacus, one genomic window encodes:
- the nudC gene encoding NAD(+) diphosphatase: protein MGLGVDFQLTSVPLLSRVGADRADQLRTDVEAAAAGWADAALLRVDSRSQVLVADGRVVLGAARALGDRPPPEAVFLGRIEGGRHVWAIRGALEAPEDPGVEVEVVNLRSLGRIFDDTSSQLVSSATALLNWHDSARFSPVDGSPTKPTRGGWSRINPLTGHEEFPRIDPAVICLVHDGGDRAVLARQTVWPERMFSLLAGFVEAGESFEVCVAREVREEIGLTVRDVRYLGSQPWPFPRSLMVGFHAVADPDQSFSFNDGEIAEAAWFTRDEVRTALEAGDWTSATKSKLLLPGSISIARVIIESWAALG from the coding sequence TTGGGGCTTGGCGTGGACTTCCAGCTGACGAGCGTTCCGCTGTTGTCGCGCGTCGGCGCCGACCGGGCCGATCAGTTGCGCACCGACGTCGAAGCGGCCGCCGCGGGATGGGCGGACGCGGCGCTACTGCGGGTGGATTCCCGTAGTCAGGTGCTGGTCGCCGACGGCCGCGTGGTGCTTGGTGCGGCGAGAGCGCTGGGTGACAGGCCGCCACCGGAGGCGGTATTCCTGGGCCGCATCGAGGGTGGCCGCCATGTCTGGGCGATCCGGGGCGCGCTGGAGGCGCCCGAGGATCCCGGTGTCGAGGTCGAGGTGGTGAACCTGCGCAGCCTGGGCCGGATTTTCGACGACACCAGCAGCCAATTGGTCTCGTCGGCCACCGCGTTACTGAATTGGCATGACAGCGCCCGATTCAGCCCGGTGGACGGCTCACCAACGAAACCGACCAGGGGCGGCTGGTCACGAATCAACCCGCTCACCGGTCATGAGGAGTTTCCCCGTATCGACCCGGCGGTGATCTGCCTGGTTCACGACGGGGGTGACCGGGCGGTGCTGGCCCGCCAAACCGTATGGCCGGAACGGATGTTCTCGCTGCTGGCGGGGTTCGTCGAGGCCGGTGAGTCGTTCGAAGTCTGTGTCGCCCGGGAGGTCCGCGAGGAAATTGGCCTGACCGTCCGTGATGTGCGTTACCTGGGCAGCCAGCCATGGCCCTTCCCGCGCTCGCTCATGGTTGGCTTCCATGCCGTGGCTGACCCGGATCAATCGTTCTCGTTCAACGACGGCGAGATCGCCGAGGCGGCCTGGTTCACCCGCGACGAGGTGCGCACGGCCCTCGAAGCCGGCGATTGGACCAGCGCGACGAAGTCGAAACTGCTGCTGCCCGGGTCGATCTCGATCGCTCGCGTCATCATCGAATCCTGGGCGGCGCTCGGCTGA